Proteins from a genomic interval of Magnetococcus sp. PR-3:
- a CDS encoding efflux RND transporter periplasmic adaptor subunit: MSSAQMRLAGIQVEPLAEKMVNYRIYAPGEILSNGYTSYRVSPRVASVVLRRHVALGDHVKSGQKLVTLFSESLAQVQAEYRAAWPEWKRVQKLGRKTLGEQRYIRAKADFEAAQATLLAYGLSKADLKALTAQRFRNLGEYTLRAKIDGAVLSDEFQQGQRIEAGDPLIMLADEAQLWIEAKLPANMTLTLGAGSQAEVEVGELHVSASVIQEAHAIDPVTRTRTVRLLVKNPEHRLHPGQFAEVFFLFSTEKPVLVVPETALMRSADGDWVLFAEDHPGEFEPVEVELKRSFGQLREISGLKSGARVVTKGAFFVASQIAKGGFDPHNH, translated from the coding sequence TTGAGTTCAGCTCAAATGAGATTAGCAGGAATTCAGGTCGAACCGCTGGCCGAGAAAATGGTTAATTATAGAATATATGCTCCAGGAGAAATTCTTTCTAACGGCTATACCAGTTATCGGGTGTCACCACGGGTAGCCTCTGTCGTGTTACGCCGCCATGTTGCCTTGGGTGATCATGTTAAAAGTGGCCAAAAGTTAGTGACTTTGTTTAGTGAGAGCCTTGCTCAGGTTCAGGCTGAGTATCGTGCTGCCTGGCCAGAGTGGAAACGTGTACAAAAATTGGGACGTAAAACTTTAGGCGAACAGCGCTATATAAGAGCAAAGGCCGACTTTGAAGCAGCCCAGGCAACACTTTTAGCTTATGGCCTATCCAAAGCAGATCTAAAAGCCCTGACAGCACAACGTTTTAGAAACCTCGGAGAATACACGCTTAGAGCAAAAATTGATGGCGCCGTTCTCTCCGATGAATTTCAACAAGGGCAACGTATTGAGGCTGGTGATCCATTAATTATGTTGGCAGATGAGGCTCAACTTTGGATCGAAGCAAAGTTACCAGCCAATATGACGCTTACATTAGGTGCTGGATCCCAAGCAGAAGTAGAAGTTGGTGAGCTACACGTATCGGCCTCTGTTATCCAGGAAGCCCATGCCATTGATCCCGTTACGCGGACTCGAACTGTTCGCCTATTGGTGAAAAACCCAGAACATAGACTTCATCCTGGCCAATTTGCAGAGGTTTTTTTCCTCTTCAGTACAGAAAAACCTGTATTGGTCGTGCCTGAAACAGCCCTGATGAGAAGTGCTGATGGTGACTGGGTGCTGTTTGCAGAAGATCATCCTGGGGAATTTGAGCCCGTGGAGGTTGAACTAAAGCGCTCTTTTGGTCAGCTACGTGAAATCTCAGGTCTAAAATCTGGTGCACGCGTTGTCACAAAGGGTGCTTTTTTTGTCGCCTCGCAAATTGCAAAGGGCGGGTTCGATCCGCATAACCACTAA
- a CDS encoding TolC family protein: MRPFKWLLKAVFGIYALLLPIVTHAEALSWDAWLVSQIQKHPEMLAAHEQLLGTKAAAKAMSQPLYNPVLSTGFETKKLEDSYQLGVEQTVDWWDIRGAKQHQARDMSREAEARYRQQFMEMTTAVLSALAEWQMANKAAIVAKKQKKQLDLLLDQVEKRQQAGDLGAADAELTFLSLSQRLTELAEVEATLLQAESKVQELLTEWAPELDGIPDDFLETMSGSISEQDTMQHPMVAVAKARWQSLKNEVEITRRSMMAEPTFGITLGRNILSEGENESVVGVALTIPLNIRTDPNFEIRTSQQAALEAEARFKAVSRKLEFDFQAALASWQRYKNQYERWQKVVQGRLESSSQMLEQQWRNGELSTTDYLQALSQRSESLLAGITLEKQVMLSLIDALSKTGRLPIKMALVEGTE, from the coding sequence ATGAGACCATTCAAATGGCTTCTTAAGGCCGTGTTTGGGATATATGCGCTTTTACTCCCAATTGTTACACATGCTGAAGCATTAAGTTGGGATGCTTGGCTTGTCTCCCAAATACAAAAACACCCTGAAATGCTCGCAGCCCATGAGCAGCTGTTAGGGACAAAAGCTGCAGCAAAAGCGATGTCTCAGCCTCTCTATAACCCAGTGCTGTCAACTGGTTTTGAGACCAAAAAGCTGGAAGATAGCTACCAGTTAGGTGTAGAGCAAACTGTCGATTGGTGGGATATCCGAGGTGCAAAGCAACATCAAGCGCGCGATATGAGCAGAGAGGCCGAAGCACGATATCGGCAGCAATTCATGGAGATGACGACGGCTGTGTTGAGCGCGCTAGCAGAATGGCAGATGGCCAACAAAGCCGCAATTGTTGCAAAGAAACAAAAAAAACAATTGGATCTGCTTCTTGATCAAGTTGAGAAACGTCAGCAAGCGGGTGATCTAGGCGCTGCTGATGCAGAGTTGACCTTTTTATCATTATCTCAACGTTTAACCGAGCTTGCAGAGGTTGAAGCCACTTTGTTGCAGGCAGAGAGCAAAGTGCAGGAATTGCTGACAGAATGGGCCCCTGAGCTTGATGGTATTCCGGACGATTTTTTGGAGACTATGTCTGGTTCCATCTCAGAGCAGGACACTATGCAGCACCCAATGGTTGCTGTTGCCAAAGCACGTTGGCAGTCACTTAAAAATGAGGTTGAGATCACACGGCGCTCAATGATGGCTGAACCAACTTTTGGAATCACTCTAGGGCGAAACATCTTGTCTGAAGGTGAAAATGAAAGTGTTGTGGGGGTAGCCCTTACCATCCCTCTTAATATTCGCACAGACCCTAACTTTGAGATTCGCACCTCACAACAAGCAGCTTTAGAAGCTGAAGCTCGCTTTAAGGCAGTATCTCGTAAGTTGGAGTTTGATTTTCAAGCAGCTCTGGCTTCATGGCAACGCTATAAAAATCAATATGAGCGGTGGCAAAAAGTGGTTCAAGGCCGACTTGAGAGTAGTTCACAAATGCTTGAACAACAGTGGCGCAATGGCGAACTGTCGACCACTGATTATCTGCAGGCATTAAGTCAACGTTCTGAAAGTCTATTAGCGGGCATTACTTTAGAGAAACAAGTGATGCTCAGTCTTATAGATGCCCTTTCCAAAACAGGACGTTTACCGATTAAAATGGCTCTTGTAGAGGGAACTGAATAA